The genomic DNA TGGCGGCGGAGTGGGCGATTGCCGCCGAACCCACCCCCGCCTCGTTGCTGAAGACCGCGCGTTGGATCCCCATCACCAACACAGCCATCGCTCCGCCCGCCAACGGCGCGTAGGGTTCAAACGCACTCGACACGATCAATGCCAAGGCATCGGGCAGCGCCGAAACGTTTTGAAACAAGATCCACAACGCCGCCGCAAAATATGCAAAACACATCAAAGGGACGATCTTCGATGCCACGCGTCCGATCGACTGAATTCCCCCGATGATCACCACACCAACGGCCAACGCCATCACCAACCCGTAGACCCAGGGATAGCTTTGCAAAAAGACGACATCCGTTTTGATCGCCGAAAGCGATTGGCTGACCTGATAGGCGTTGCCGCCGCCAAAGCTGGCACCGATGCAAAGGATTGCAAACAACGTGCTCAGAAAAATCCCCAGCCAGCCGAGCCGCATCTCCGCCAGACCAGCTTTCAGGTAACGCATCGGGCCGCCCAACGTATGTCCGTCGGAATCGGTTGTCCGATACAACTGACCCAACGTGCATTCGGCGAACTTGGTGCTCATCCCGAGAAAACCGACGACAAAGATCCAGAATGCAGCTCCCGGGCCGCCGATTCCGATCGCAACGGCGACGCCGCCGATGTTTCCCAGTCCTACCGTTGCGCTGAGCGCCGTCGCCAGCGCCTGGAAATGAGAGACCTCGCCGACGTCGGCGGGATCATCGTAGTCCCCACGCGTCAGCCGCAGCGCATGCCAGAATCCACGGATGTTGATGAACATCAAGCGGAGCGTCAGAAAGACTCCCGCGACCAACAGCCAGGCAACGACAAAGGGAACTCCGGTGCCAAAGTCATAAAAGAACAAGGTCGCCAACGGTCCAACCAACTGTTCGCCAAACCAAGTATCGACGGCGACCACCCAGGCCGCCTTCTTGGACACGACCGCCGGCTCCGGCTCGGCATCCACCTCGACGAACTCCGCTGCCGCCGCCTCGGCGGCGGCCACTTCGGTCGCGGATTCATCCTGCCCCCACGCCAGCCCCGTGAGGCTGAGGGCCAATAGCAAGGTCGTGACGGGAAGGCGGAAGCGATGATCTATGAGCGACATTTCGTCGAGCTCCTTCAGTGGAAGAGAAACACAGGGCGGGGCGAAGCAGTCCGGAGGCGTTGGCTTTCGGAATGCTATCGTATCGTAGGCGTGGGACAAAAAAACCCATGCGACGGAATTAAGTGGAGGGCCTTAACCGTCCAAGCCTCCCACGGGAAGGTATCGATACTGACCTCCATTCTCCGTGGCAAGGCCACGCAGAAAACTGTCTCGCGGCGGTTCGAGGTCGTCGCCAAATTCAATCGTGTGGATCGTCGTGCCGCTGCGTTGCGCACGGGCGCGGATCTCCTGCAATTGGGCCCCATTAAGGCGTGGGATTCGCGCATCGGTCAAAAAGAAGATCACGTCGGGACTCATCCGCAACGCCATCAACAACGCATCCATGTGCCGCGTCCCCCCGAAAGCGGTCATCGCGCGAACGTACTGTTCGGCGCTTCGCTTGGTCTGATCGTCGCCGTTGAGCAGACGCACCATTTGACCGCCGGGGATGAATGCCCGCGGCTGATTGTTATAGAAGATGATCTGAAATTCTTGCTCGGGCCCCAGCGATTGGATGCTGCGAACCAATTGCATCTTGGCGGCCATCAACGGCCGACCACCAAAACCGTTCATACTTTCGGAGCGATCAAAAACGTACACGAACCGGCTGCCCGTCCCCGAGATTCCAAAGACTTCGGTCGTATGCTGCGACCCGCTGGGACCAAGGTTCATACTCGGTTTCCCTGCCGACGCAGCGGCGGCTTGCAACGCATCGGAATCGCCCGAACCACCCGATGGAAGCGGGGTGTCGAGGGCCGCGGCCAACAATCCGTCGAGATCCAGCGGTGGTGCAGCGTCGGCCGGTAGCGCCGCTTGCGACCCTTCTCCCGCCGCAGCTGCCGGCGGTGCAGCGGCGGAATCGGACGTCGAA from Rosistilla carotiformis includes the following:
- a CDS encoding vWA domain-containing protein; this encodes MDLTPAYRPDDFTPPHRGFPGWMFSTLLHGILLVSLALLLGRDSQGTGEAPDRPVGIAIVHRMPDRTEYEMAAETASTSDSAAAPPAAAAGEGSQAALPADAAPPLDLDGLLAAALDTPLPSGGSGDSDALQAAAASAGKPSMNLGPSGSQHTTEVFGISGTGSRFVYVFDRSESMNGFGGRPLMAAKMQLVRSIQSLGPEQEFQIIFYNNQPRAFIPGGQMVRLLNGDDQTKRSAEQYVRAMTAFGGTRHMDALLMALRMSPDVIFFLTDARIPRLNGAQLQEIRARAQRSGTTIHTIEFGDDLEPPRDSFLRGLATENGGQYRYLPVGGLDG
- a CDS encoding alanine/glycine:cation symporter family protein → MSLIDHRFRLPVTTLLLALSLTGLAWGQDESATEVAAAEAAAAEFVEVDAEPEPAVVSKKAAWVVAVDTWFGEQLVGPLATLFFYDFGTGVPFVVAWLLVAGVFLTLRLMFINIRGFWHALRLTRGDYDDPADVGEVSHFQALATALSATVGLGNIGGVAVAIGIGGPGAAFWIFVVGFLGMSTKFAECTLGQLYRTTDSDGHTLGGPMRYLKAGLAEMRLGWLGIFLSTLFAILCIGASFGGGNAYQVSQSLSAIKTDVVFLQSYPWVYGLVMALAVGVVIIGGIQSIGRVASKIVPLMCFAYFAAALWILFQNVSALPDALALIVSSAFEPYAPLAGGAMAVLVMGIQRAVFSNEAGVGSAAIAHSAAKTNEPVSEGIVALLEPFIDTMVVCMVTALVLVVSGTYNPHIQDVDSPDRFAFVETHTPETVVASVLGSVDPDQPIETQVDAARARLAHMVEHKEGAGMTLVAFRSSGFHWFGYILFAAVVLFAFSTCISWSYYGERCWVGLFGTRSSVLYKLLFVSFTFLGSIVTATNILEFSDLMILGMSLPNLLGVFLLSGVVKRALDAYWRKYRCGSLERIL